Proteins encoded within one genomic window of Guyparkeria hydrothermalis:
- a CDS encoding DUF2173 family protein has product MYQQLLNLAGVEAVVHFRDETGEPWEVHGYLSPDDIDRLTRLANDLKLVTQGHADQMALFAHQPGWTPARGWIVHGVHRSVCGVDSMVAVIENSRASLDEVMEGLAQVSFNV; this is encoded by the coding sequence ATGTACCAGCAACTTCTCAATCTGGCGGGTGTCGAGGCGGTGGTGCATTTCCGCGATGAGACAGGTGAGCCCTGGGAGGTCCACGGCTACCTGTCTCCCGACGACATCGATCGGCTGACCCGTCTGGCGAACGACCTCAAGCTGGTAACGCAGGGTCATGCCGACCAGATGGCCCTGTTCGCCCATCAACCCGGCTGGACGCCAGCGCGTGGCTGGATCGTGCACGGCGTGCATCGTTCGGTCTGCGGCGTGGATAGCATGGTCGCGGTAATCGAGAACAGCCGTGCCAGCCTCGACGAGGTGATGGAGGGCCTGGCGCAGGTTTCTTTCAACGTCTGA
- a CDS encoding CapA family protein, translated as MSTPATARSSGELPLLFGGDVMLGRGIDQILPSPSDPVLYEDYIKDARGYLRLAERANGPVPRAVGPGYVWGAARDTLADPARRRILNLETAITTSATPWPDKGIHYRMHPANIACLTAVSPDCLVLANNHVLDWGRAGLTETLETLEAAGIPFVGAGRDHEEAARPTVLAGANGQRLLVFAVGHGDSGVPADWAATTDRSGVHYLPDLDDEAIERLADLVDSHRRPGDTVVFSIHWGSNWGYQIPEAHRRFAHALIDVAGIDLVHGHSSHHPRAFEVHNERLILYGCGDLINDYEGIGGTAPYRSDLAVLYRSTLRNGQLHALELDPFAIRRLQLQSCSRPDREWLAGMLDRQAQRFGGEVSDTGTRLVCHWDG; from the coding sequence ATGTCCACTCCCGCCACAGCCAGATCATCCGGTGAACTGCCGCTGCTGTTCGGGGGGGACGTGATGCTCGGGCGCGGAATCGATCAGATCCTGCCCTCGCCGTCCGACCCCGTCCTCTACGAGGACTACATCAAGGATGCCCGGGGGTACCTGCGCCTGGCCGAGCGCGCCAATGGGCCGGTGCCACGTGCCGTCGGACCCGGCTACGTCTGGGGGGCGGCACGTGACACGCTCGCCGATCCGGCTCGACGGCGCATCCTCAACCTCGAAACCGCGATCACCACCAGCGCCACGCCGTGGCCGGACAAGGGCATTCACTACCGCATGCACCCGGCCAACATCGCCTGCCTGACGGCCGTCTCACCCGACTGCCTGGTGCTGGCCAACAACCACGTGCTCGACTGGGGCCGAGCGGGCCTGACGGAAACGCTCGAGACGCTGGAGGCCGCCGGCATTCCGTTCGTCGGTGCCGGTCGCGATCACGAGGAAGCCGCTCGCCCCACCGTTCTCGCTGGTGCGAACGGTCAGCGTCTGCTGGTGTTCGCCGTCGGTCATGGCGACAGCGGCGTCCCGGCGGACTGGGCGGCCACAACCGACCGCTCCGGGGTTCACTACCTGCCCGATCTCGACGACGAGGCAATCGAACGACTGGCTGACCTTGTCGACTCTCACCGCCGACCGGGCGACACGGTGGTGTTCTCGATCCACTGGGGCAGCAACTGGGGCTACCAGATTCCCGAAGCCCATCGGCGCTTCGCCCACGCCCTGATCGACGTCGCTGGTATCGACCTGGTGCACGGCCACTCCTCGCATCACCCGCGCGCCTTCGAGGTGCACAACGAGCGGCTGATCCTCTACGGCTGCGGTGATCTGATCAACGACTACGAGGGCATCGGCGGGACCGCGCCCTACCGTTCGGACCTGGCCGTGCTCTATCGCTCCACCCTGCGCAACGGCCAGCTTCATGCGCTTGAGCTCGACCCATTCGCTATCCGGCGGCTGCAGTTGCAGTCCTGTTCACGACCGGATCGGGAGTGGCTTGCCGGCATGCTCGATCGGCAGGCGCAACGCTTCGGCGGCGAAGTAAGCGATACCGGTACCCGGCTGGTCTGCCACTGGGACGGGTGA
- a CDS encoding universal stress protein gives MAESHVLVLLDTSPASEAALDSAARLARHHQLELIALFIEDQDLIASAGHVFTREISLLSGEARPFDREILLSRLARQRQQIETRLASLGGQERLRWRLDVVTGPVTENILEAALNAEWVVLGKAGWSASRGGRLGSTARHLVESTGSRLLLWEERAFAPQAAIAALVHDPASGDAVVETTRQLALATERSARLLLLPDVDPNSLPALASWQQQGRPAVTVERLTGRGAEALRRSLQAQPAAALVIDDAGAFALDLPMADLIARIDIPIIRLPSPAAA, from the coding sequence ATGGCTGAGTCGCACGTCCTGGTGCTGCTGGACACCTCGCCGGCCAGTGAGGCAGCCCTCGACAGCGCCGCTCGACTGGCCCGCCATCACCAGCTGGAGCTGATCGCGCTGTTCATCGAGGACCAGGACCTGATCGCCTCGGCCGGACACGTGTTCACGCGTGAGATCAGTCTGCTTTCGGGCGAGGCCCGCCCGTTCGACCGCGAGATCCTGCTCTCCCGCCTCGCCCGCCAGCGGCAACAGATCGAGACGCGTCTGGCATCGCTCGGGGGGCAGGAACGCCTGCGATGGCGACTGGACGTGGTGACCGGCCCGGTAACCGAAAACATCCTCGAGGCGGCGCTCAATGCCGAGTGGGTGGTGTTGGGCAAGGCGGGCTGGTCGGCATCACGAGGCGGCCGACTGGGCTCCACGGCGCGGCACTTGGTGGAGAGCACCGGTAGCCGGCTGCTGCTTTGGGAGGAGCGTGCTTTTGCCCCCCAGGCGGCCATCGCGGCACTGGTCCACGACCCGGCGAGCGGGGATGCGGTGGTCGAGACCACCCGCCAGCTCGCCCTCGCCACTGAGCGCAGCGCCCGGCTGCTCCTCCTGCCGGACGTCGATCCGAACTCCCTGCCGGCATTGGCCTCGTGGCAGCAACAAGGGCGACCTGCCGTGACCGTCGAACGGCTGACCGGTCGCGGGGCCGAGGCGCTGCGCCGTTCCCTGCAGGCCCAGCCGGCGGCCGCCCTGGTGATCGACGACGCGGGCGCCTTCGCTCTCGACCTGCCGATGGCCGACCTGATCGCCCGCATCGACATCCCCATCATCCGCCTACCCTCCCCGGCAGCGGCCTGA
- a CDS encoding GGDEF domain-containing protein gives MKLQASKHVFRALAWGMVSMGILMGAIFPVVALQMGVSADLALSATFIGTTLTAGLIVGGLNFALASRIVRPRLRRLSCRMRKVRAAMDQATYSGDWSECDPAVCRLEEQAEDELGEVANSYNALLQALHSAHRVEERIQNFNNTLSSQLDLADLSDQALTLLMEHSDADGGAIILEKQGDWTIPASKALIEPDAILRSPALQAAHEKAKVRRFDLPAAVKVDAVLSHFTPSDVLLLPISHHGLLLGWVVLAAAQPFTERTLRLLPLMIQGLGLALNNALLHDDLQRVAALDPLTGLYNRRFGMKRLDEELARIQRSQTPLSLIIVDLDHFKRLNDTYGHLAGDKVLVRAAGIIREMLRKGDVVMRYGGEEFIAILPGSDVEDARDVAERIRFAISQSPVEVAGHNLSVTASIGLACSSNDGLTAAEPLMRLADARLYAAKAGGRDRVIADGAGEALAS, from the coding sequence ATGAAACTGCAGGCATCGAAGCACGTTTTTCGTGCGCTCGCCTGGGGCATGGTGTCGATGGGCATCCTCATGGGGGCGATCTTTCCGGTTGTCGCCCTGCAGATGGGTGTTTCGGCCGACCTGGCCCTTTCGGCGACATTCATCGGCACCACGCTCACGGCGGGACTGATCGTCGGCGGGCTGAACTTCGCGTTGGCCAGCCGCATTGTGCGCCCTCGGCTGCGGCGCCTGAGTTGCCGGATGCGCAAGGTGCGTGCGGCAATGGACCAGGCGACCTATTCGGGCGACTGGTCCGAATGCGACCCGGCGGTCTGTCGCCTCGAGGAACAGGCCGAAGACGAGCTCGGCGAGGTGGCCAACAGCTACAACGCGCTGCTGCAGGCGCTGCACTCGGCTCACCGTGTCGAGGAACGCATCCAGAATTTCAACAACACACTTTCCAGCCAGCTGGACCTCGCTGATCTGAGTGACCAGGCACTGACGCTGCTGATGGAGCATTCGGATGCCGATGGCGGCGCGATCATCCTGGAAAAGCAGGGCGACTGGACCATTCCGGCGTCCAAGGCTCTGATCGAGCCGGATGCCATCCTGAGGAGCCCAGCGCTGCAGGCCGCCCACGAAAAGGCGAAGGTGCGTCGTTTTGACCTGCCGGCGGCCGTCAAGGTCGACGCGGTGCTTTCGCACTTCACACCCAGTGACGTGCTTCTCCTGCCGATCAGTCATCATGGTCTGCTGCTCGGCTGGGTGGTTCTCGCGGCGGCCCAGCCGTTCACCGAGCGGACCCTGCGCTTGCTGCCGCTGATGATCCAGGGGCTGGGCTTGGCACTGAACAACGCGCTGCTGCACGACGATTTGCAGCGCGTCGCCGCACTCGATCCGCTTACAGGCCTGTACAACCGGCGCTTCGGCATGAAGCGGCTGGACGAGGAACTGGCCCGCATCCAGCGCAGCCAGACCCCACTGTCACTCATCATTGTTGACCTCGATCACTTCAAGCGCCTCAATGACACGTATGGTCACCTTGCCGGCGACAAGGTGCTGGTGCGTGCGGCCGGCATCATCCGCGAGATGCTGCGCAAGGGGGATGTAGTAATGCGCTACGGGGGCGAGGAATTCATCGCCATCCTGCCGGGGTCCGACGTTGAGGATGCCCGCGACGTGGCCGAACGGATCCGCTTCGCGATCAGCCAGAGTCCGGTGGAGGTCGCCGGCCACAACCTGTCGGTAACCGCCAGCATCGGCCTGGCCTGTTCCTCCAACGACGGGCTGACCGCCGCCGAGCCGCTAATGCGACTGGCGGACGCGCGTCTGTACGCGGCCAAGGCCGGCGGGCGCGACCGGGTGATTGCGGACGGTGCGGGTGAGGCGCTGGCAAGCTGA
- a CDS encoding phosphate-starvation-inducible PsiE family protein yields MWHIHQRHTPRQSDLRRYWKVMSLSERFEQVIAAVLGVIIAVVILLALWELIRLVIDTLLLQHQNVLAHSVFQKLFGSILTLLIAMEFQHSIIKVIERREHIIQTKIVVLIALLALARKFIILDTNSTSPTMILALSFGVLVLGSVYWLIEQRDATRRHQEADSKVIRTESPSESRAGESPSVGHRSDSD; encoded by the coding sequence ATGTGGCACATCCATCAACGCCATACCCCGCGCCAGTCGGACCTGCGCCGCTACTGGAAGGTGATGAGCCTCTCGGAGCGCTTCGAGCAGGTCATCGCCGCGGTACTCGGAGTCATCATCGCCGTGGTCATCCTGCTCGCGCTGTGGGAGCTGATCCGGCTGGTGATCGACACCCTGTTGCTGCAGCACCAGAACGTGTTGGCACACAGTGTGTTCCAGAAGCTGTTCGGCTCGATCCTGACGCTCCTGATCGCGATGGAGTTCCAGCACTCGATCATCAAGGTGATCGAGCGGCGCGAACACATCATCCAGACCAAGATCGTCGTGTTGATCGCCCTGCTCGCGCTGGCGCGGAAATTCATCATCCTCGACACCAACTCGACCTCGCCGACGATGATCCTGGCCCTGTCTTTCGGCGTGCTGGTGCTGGGGAGCGTCTACTGGCTGATCGAGCAGCGCGACGCCACACGGCGGCACCAGGAAGCCGACTCGAAAGTCATCCGAACCGAATCACCGTCCGAGTCACGGGCGGGCGAATCGCCGTCGGTCGGCCACCGCAGCGACTCCGACTAG
- a CDS encoding alanine/glycine:cation symporter family protein: protein MEEAVHAINAFVWGPVTILLLVGTGLYFTIRLRLIQVFRLSLSIRLLGRREAAAEGELSYFSALTVALSAAIGNGNIAGVATAIALGGPGAILWMWITAIVGMATVYASTVLALHFRVYRSESAEYVGGPMYYIEQGLGPRWKPMAMFFAACLVIAAMGTGNMVEANSVADTLEFSLRDILGYADDPALVLGVKLIIGVLYAWVVWLVIVGGIRRIGQVVSRLVPLMFLLYVGSALLVLGINAEAIPAALATIVRDAFTGTAAVGGFAGAGLMAVIQFGVARGIFSNEAGLGTAPIALAASRSGHPVQAGLVAMNSPLFDTLIVCTLTALVILTTGVWQTGESGAALTTMAFNAAVPDLGKLAVSLSLIFFSVSSVIGWSYYGEKGSQYLFGTRIVSVYRRVFAMLLPLGAVMNLELIWALCDIANGLIAIPNLIAILLLSPLVARLTRQYFSRRGAD from the coding sequence ATGGAAGAGGCGGTTCACGCGATCAATGCCTTCGTCTGGGGGCCGGTCACGATCCTGCTGCTGGTGGGAACGGGGCTGTACTTCACGATCCGCCTGCGCCTGATCCAGGTGTTTCGCCTGTCTTTGTCCATCCGGCTGCTCGGGCGTCGCGAGGCCGCGGCCGAAGGCGAACTGAGCTATTTCAGCGCCCTGACCGTCGCGCTGTCGGCGGCGATCGGCAACGGCAACATCGCCGGGGTCGCCACGGCGATCGCGCTGGGTGGTCCGGGAGCGATCCTGTGGATGTGGATCACGGCCATCGTCGGCATGGCGACGGTGTACGCCTCGACGGTGCTCGCGCTGCATTTTCGTGTCTATCGCTCGGAGAGCGCCGAGTATGTCGGTGGGCCGATGTACTACATCGAGCAGGGGCTGGGTCCTCGCTGGAAGCCGATGGCGATGTTCTTCGCCGCCTGCCTGGTGATCGCCGCGATGGGGACGGGCAACATGGTCGAGGCCAACTCGGTGGCGGACACCCTCGAGTTTTCGCTGCGCGACATCCTCGGTTACGCGGACGACCCGGCACTGGTCCTTGGCGTGAAGCTGATCATCGGCGTTCTCTACGCCTGGGTGGTGTGGTTGGTGATCGTCGGCGGTATTCGGCGGATTGGCCAGGTGGTTTCACGGCTGGTGCCGCTGATGTTCCTCCTGTACGTCGGCAGCGCGCTGTTGGTGCTGGGGATCAATGCCGAGGCCATCCCGGCGGCCCTTGCCACCATTGTCCGCGATGCCTTTACCGGCACGGCGGCGGTCGGTGGTTTCGCCGGGGCGGGGCTGATGGCGGTGATCCAGTTCGGCGTGGCTCGGGGCATCTTCTCCAACGAGGCGGGGTTGGGCACCGCGCCGATCGCGCTGGCGGCCAGCCGCAGCGGGCACCCGGTACAGGCGGGGTTGGTGGCGATGAACTCGCCGCTGTTCGACACGTTGATCGTCTGCACGCTCACCGCGCTGGTCATCCTGACCACCGGCGTCTGGCAGACCGGTGAGAGCGGCGCGGCACTGACCACGATGGCGTTCAACGCCGCCGTGCCCGACCTGGGCAAGCTTGCCGTGAGCCTGTCACTGATCTTCTTCTCCGTTTCCAGCGTGATCGGCTGGAGCTACTACGGAGAGAAGGGTTCGCAGTACCTGTTCGGCACCCGGATCGTCAGTGTCTACCGGCGGGTCTTCGCCATGCTCCTGCCGCTGGGTGCCGTGATGAATCTCGAACTGATCTGGGCACTGTGCGACATCGCCAACGGCCTGATCGCGATTCCCAACCTCATTGCCATTCTGCTGCTCTCGCCGCTGGTCGCGCGACTCACCCGCCAGTATTTCAGCCGGCGCGGCGCCGACTGA
- a CDS encoding DUF72 domain-containing protein: protein MRYHLGTSGWNYRHWREVFYPASLPASEWLSFYAERFASVEINATFYRLPSEATLDAWRQAVPSDFRFAVKASRYITHMKKLKDPLESTGAFFEKIERLGDRLGPILFQLPPRWRVNPDRLAAFLEALPSGHRYAFEFRDPSWWTESVTDLLVEHRAAFCLFDLEGEAPPGWTTADFVYLRWHGSDGRYQGRYSDATLDDWAERIRGWVAAGRDVYGYFDNDAEGQAPEDAARLLSRLER from the coding sequence GTGCGCTATCACCTGGGTACATCCGGCTGGAATTACCGCCACTGGCGGGAAGTCTTCTATCCGGCCTCGTTGCCGGCGTCCGAGTGGTTGTCGTTCTATGCCGAGCGTTTCGCCAGCGTCGAGATCAACGCCACCTTCTACCGGTTGCCAAGCGAGGCAACGCTGGATGCTTGGCGGCAAGCCGTGCCGTCGGATTTTCGCTTCGCGGTCAAGGCCAGCCGCTACATCACGCACATGAAGAAGCTGAAGGACCCGCTCGAGAGCACCGGGGCCTTCTTCGAGAAGATCGAGCGACTCGGTGACCGGCTCGGTCCGATTCTGTTCCAGCTGCCGCCACGCTGGCGCGTGAATCCCGATCGGCTTGCCGCGTTCCTCGAGGCCCTGCCATCGGGGCATCGTTATGCGTTCGAGTTTCGCGACCCGAGTTGGTGGACCGAGTCGGTGACGGACCTGCTGGTCGAACATCGTGCTGCTTTCTGCCTGTTCGATCTGGAAGGGGAGGCGCCGCCCGGCTGGACCACCGCGGATTTCGTGTATCTGCGCTGGCACGGCAGCGATGGGCGCTACCAGGGCCGATATTCGGACGCCACGTTGGACGACTGGGCCGAACGGATTCGCGGATGGGTCGCGGCCGGGCGGGATGTTTACGGCTATTTCGACAATGACGCCGAGGGCCAGGCACCGGAGGATGCGGCACGACTGTTGTCGCGACTCGAGCGCTAG
- the wrbA gene encoding NAD(P)H:quinone oxidoreductase — MSKVLVLYYSMYGHIETMAESIAEGAGQVEGTEVTVKRVPELMDEETAKKAGAKLNQAAPIADPKELGDYDAVIIGTPTRFGNMAAQMRNFLDQTGSLWAEGKLIGKVGSVFTSTGTGAGNETTITSTWNTLAHLGMVIVGTPYGIPEMFDISEPRGGGPYGAGTLAAGDGSRQPSPIEHTIARYQGRHVAEITAKLTS, encoded by the coding sequence ATGAGCAAGGTTCTCGTTCTCTACTATTCCATGTACGGCCATATCGAAACGATGGCAGAAAGCATCGCCGAGGGCGCAGGTCAGGTCGAGGGCACCGAGGTGACGGTCAAACGCGTGCCCGAGCTGATGGACGAGGAAACCGCGAAGAAGGCCGGCGCCAAGCTCAATCAGGCCGCCCCGATCGCCGATCCCAAGGAACTCGGCGACTATGATGCGGTGATCATCGGCACCCCGACGCGCTTCGGCAACATGGCAGCGCAGATGCGCAACTTCCTCGACCAGACCGGAAGCCTGTGGGCCGAAGGCAAGCTGATCGGCAAGGTCGGCAGCGTGTTTACCTCCACGGGCACCGGCGCGGGCAACGAGACCACCATCACCTCCACCTGGAACACGCTGGCCCATCTCGGCATGGTCATCGTCGGTACGCCCTACGGCATTCCCGAGATGTTCGACATCTCCGAACCCCGCGGCGGCGGGCCCTACGGCGCCGGCACCCTCGCCGCCGGCGACGGCAGCCGCCAGCCCAGCCCGATCGAGCACACCATCGCCCGTTATCAGGGCCGGCACGTGGCCGAGATTACCGCCAAGCTTACGAGTTGA
- a CDS encoding DUF2173 family protein, producing the protein MTNLKTLSSVPGAVAAFQFDEDGRPLDTLIPDESVIDRETIDLLGHLCVANRAIGAMQARGWEGVSDTKGFYPVRGFTFVGLDWSTVSRGHQAVVLSNEHADYDAAYRAFGP; encoded by the coding sequence ATGACGAATCTAAAAACGCTGAGTTCGGTACCGGGCGCAGTGGCGGCCTTCCAGTTCGACGAGGACGGTCGACCGCTCGATACGCTCATTCCCGATGAGTCGGTGATCGACCGGGAGACGATCGATCTGCTCGGTCACCTGTGCGTGGCAAATCGCGCCATCGGTGCGATGCAGGCCCGTGGCTGGGAGGGCGTGAGCGACACCAAGGGGTTCTACCCCGTTCGCGGTTTCACCTTTGTCGGTCTGGACTGGTCGACAGTGTCGCGCGGCCACCAGGCCGTGGTGCTGAGCAACGAACACGCCGATTACGATGCGGCTTACCGGGCCTTCGGGCCCTGA
- a CDS encoding DUF2173 family protein: MNLVSDLMALEGVVAAGDFTYQDNQSHHQGDLSDEERRLLAALCRANTAAVDMEEDLVNLFARPPVPSGKPPVEAAAASGWVVHGDKRSLCVMGNAYCVIENGDASLKSVLSLMRGWQVGPTRAAS; the protein is encoded by the coding sequence ATGAATTTGGTCAGCGATCTGATGGCGTTGGAAGGTGTCGTCGCGGCAGGCGATTTCACCTATCAAGATAACCAGAGCCACCACCAGGGTGATTTGTCCGACGAAGAGAGGCGCTTGCTCGCCGCCCTCTGTCGGGCCAACACCGCGGCTGTGGACATGGAAGAGGACCTGGTGAACCTGTTCGCCCGTCCACCCGTCCCGTCAGGCAAACCGCCCGTCGAGGCCGCTGCGGCCAGCGGGTGGGTGGTCCACGGCGACAAGCGCAGCCTCTGTGTGATGGGGAATGCCTACTGCGTCATCGAAAACGGTGACGCTTCACTGAAATCGGTACTGTCTCTGATGCGGGGGTGGCAGGTGGGTCCCACCCGAGCCGCCTCCTGA
- a CDS encoding DsrE family protein codes for MSMLKRLFATFVFGLALVGSGHAMAAADKGNTLFYNLTTDEVWPAGMAAAQAYNAAKRGHDVVVYLNVRGVYLAAKDRKQDMLGATERTAQETLKMAMKNGARVLICPMCMRQCGLTRDDLIDGVELGKPDILFKLLSQDDLVALSY; via the coding sequence ATGTCGATGCTCAAGCGCCTTTTCGCCACGTTCGTCTTCGGTCTTGCTCTGGTCGGTTCCGGTCATGCCATGGCCGCTGCCGACAAGGGCAACACCCTGTTCTACAACCTGACCACGGACGAAGTCTGGCCGGCGGGCATGGCAGCCGCACAGGCCTACAATGCGGCCAAGCGGGGGCACGACGTGGTCGTGTACCTCAACGTGCGCGGCGTGTATCTCGCCGCCAAGGATCGTAAGCAGGACATGCTGGGGGCGACCGAACGGACCGCCCAGGAGACCCTGAAGATGGCGATGAAGAACGGCGCCCGTGTGCTGATCTGCCCGATGTGCATGCGTCAGTGTGGTCTGACGCGTGACGACCTGATCGACGGGGTCGAGCTGGGCAAGCCGGATATCTTGTTCAAGCTGCTGTCGCAGGACGATCTCGTCGCGCTGAGCTACTGA
- a CDS encoding sensor domain-containing diguanylate cyclase, translating to MFRWLTALLLLVLAPGIPASPVAKGAIALGGEVANPVGRSLSVLADVDQSLSREAAWQAFQVGRFQPSNSSVLAFGIGAAPVWIHMRVHNPGPSPVTRILSVETAWLDEVSFHFRHDGRWVGQQRLGDRLPYADRPRDSIGLSFEREFPAGTTDVLVRVATPDPMVFPLYVETEAELGDRTLWTAYSYGFLYGFLVALIVYNLMLFIGLRHSRYLLYSVYLAFFLLMNISYTGHAYAWWWSESPVWAQWSQPVLMMLYASSGLFFAISFLQTRHYFPRVHQAVLGYIGTGMVMLGLMVLLDWQAPALLLAFSFVTLFTVIMLALGVMSVRAGLSSAHYFLLAAVSAMVGAALTALSVWGVIPFSIWTYRAVDIGMLLDATLLALALTYQFRIGQAQRQRAERLASIDPLTGVNNRRAFYDLSRPLWSEICQADCRLSVILMDLDHFKRINDSFGHAAGDAVLRAAADRVQEIIRKQDIIARWGGEEFIVLLPDTALPEAVALAERLRAKLADAPVVVDGKQVPITASFGVAARDAVVFDIEELINRADRSLYRAKQDGRNRVRVPGDRPASPAGA from the coding sequence ATGTTCCGCTGGCTCACAGCCCTGCTGCTCCTTGTGCTCGCTCCCGGCATACCGGCCTCGCCGGTGGCGAAGGGGGCGATCGCGCTGGGCGGCGAGGTGGCCAACCCGGTGGGTCGGTCGCTCAGCGTACTGGCCGATGTCGACCAGTCGCTCTCGCGAGAGGCGGCTTGGCAGGCGTTCCAGGTCGGCCGGTTTCAACCCTCCAACTCGTCGGTTCTGGCATTCGGCATCGGTGCCGCACCGGTGTGGATCCACATGCGGGTGCACAACCCCGGCCCGTCCCCGGTGACGCGCATCCTGTCGGTGGAGACGGCATGGCTCGACGAGGTGAGCTTTCATTTCCGCCACGACGGGCGCTGGGTCGGGCAGCAACGACTGGGTGACCGGCTACCCTACGCTGACCGGCCGCGCGACAGTATCGGGCTGAGCTTCGAACGCGAGTTCCCCGCCGGCACGACCGACGTGCTGGTACGGGTTGCCACGCCCGATCCGATGGTCTTCCCGCTGTACGTGGAAACGGAAGCCGAACTCGGCGATCGCACGCTCTGGACCGCATACAGCTACGGCTTTCTGTACGGCTTCCTGGTGGCCCTGATCGTTTACAACCTGATGCTGTTCATCGGGCTGCGTCACTCGCGTTACCTGTTGTACTCGGTCTATCTCGCCTTCTTCCTGTTGATGAACATCTCCTACACCGGTCATGCCTATGCCTGGTGGTGGTCGGAGAGCCCGGTCTGGGCGCAGTGGTCGCAACCGGTGCTGATGATGCTTTATGCCAGCAGCGGCTTGTTCTTTGCGATCAGCTTCTTGCAGACCCGGCACTACTTCCCGCGAGTCCACCAAGCGGTGCTGGGCTACATCGGCACTGGGATGGTGATGCTCGGGTTGATGGTGCTGCTAGACTGGCAGGCCCCGGCATTGCTGCTGGCCTTCAGTTTCGTGACGTTGTTCACGGTGATCATGCTCGCGTTGGGCGTGATGTCGGTGCGTGCGGGCTTATCCTCGGCCCACTATTTCCTGCTGGCGGCGGTTTCGGCGATGGTGGGCGCCGCCTTGACGGCCCTGTCGGTCTGGGGCGTGATTCCTTTCAGCATCTGGACGTACCGGGCCGTGGATATCGGCATGCTGCTGGACGCGACGTTGCTGGCCCTGGCGTTGACCTACCAGTTCCGTATCGGTCAGGCCCAGCGTCAGCGTGCCGAACGGCTGGCAAGCATCGATCCGTTGACCGGTGTGAACAACCGACGTGCGTTCTACGACCTGTCGCGCCCGCTCTGGTCGGAAATCTGCCAAGCGGATTGTCGCCTGTCGGTGATCCTGATGGATCTCGACCACTTCAAGCGCATCAACGATAGTTTCGGCCACGCCGCCGGGGACGCCGTATTGCGTGCGGCAGCGGATCGGGTTCAGGAAATCATCCGCAAGCAGGACATCATCGCGCGCTGGGGTGGTGAGGAATTTATCGTGCTGCTGCCCGACACCGCTCTTCCCGAAGCCGTGGCATTGGCCGAGCGATTGCGCGCCAAGCTTGCCGACGCGCCGGTGGTCGTCGATGGGAAGCAAGTTCCCATCACGGCAAGTTTCGGAGTCGCCGCGCGCGACGCCGTGGTGTTCGATATCGAGGAACTGATCAACCGGGCCGACCGAAGCCTCTATCGTGCCAAGCAGGACGGGCGCAACCGGGTTCGTGTCCCCGGCGATCGTCCGGCATCACCAGCTGGCGCCTGA